TTACATTTTTAACCATTTCAGGTTTATCCTGTTTAATTCTATCAAACATCTTTTGTGATGTTTCCACTCTAGTTTCCCCTGCAATTCTTTCCGTTTTTAAGTTTAATGATTTTAAACTATTTTCTACGGATTCACTGACTGCAATCGGTCCCCCGACTATTATTGCCTTATCAATATTTGTTAATTTTCTTTTAGCATCTTCCGATAGCTCATTAGTTGGAGTATATATTAACTCATACCCCATTGCCCTAGCATAAGGTGCTGCAATAACAGCATCTGCTGGCGTAGATACTATAATAGCTATATTATCAGTAGTTGAAGCAAGACTTAAAGGAATTGCCCCAAATACTATCAATAAAGATAGTAATATCGCATGAATTTTCATATTTTCGCCTTCCTTTATTTTTTCGTTATGCATTAATATGTGGCATAGTTATTCATAATTAATATATTCACTCCAATGTATTTATAGTTTTTTGAGTTACCCATATTCCGAATATATAGAGCATACTAAAACCAATTAACACCAAAATTTGTAATAGGTAACTATATTGTAATATCTCTTTATACAGAGTCATTATTGCATATATTAATGGTAAAATAGATATTAATATTAAAAATACTGATTTACTATATGCCTTATTGTATATTATTATTGCCAAGTGGCATAAAGCAAGAAATATAAAAAAATATATATTAATATATGACAGTATATACAATACTCCAAATAGGCCGTCTAAATTAATATTTTTGCTATTATTTTTTGAAAATAATCTGTCTGCTTGTTTAGGTATATTATTGCTAATTACTAATTTTAAGCTATTATATTTAGGATTTAATAATTTATCCAAAAAAATAATATTGGGTATGACAATAACAATAAAAGAGATTATATTCCAAAAATCATAAAATTCATTAATTTTAATAAAAAACCCAATAGACAATAAATACAATACAAATAATATTAATGAGAATTTATATTGTTTCAAGTATGATAATATATATATTATTATATATACAAATGCTATAAAATATCCTTCATAATAATTAACAAGTAATGCCCCAATTATTGCAGAAATTAATGGTGCAATTTCAAATTTCAAATTATCTACAAAACTCTTTGGATTTGGATTTTGTCTTATACCGGAGTTGTAATTGCAAAGCGATTTTGGAGTATTCATAATTTGCCCCCTATTTTATCTTTTGGTCCGATATCTATTGTAGGACATAAATAATTTAATTGATTAATAATTTGTTCTCTTTCAATATATTTTTTATATATTTTTGGAATTGTATCTTTATTTAATTGACTGTCCCCCAAATATAAAATTGAATTTAATGAAATAATATATAAATCTGTATTTTTATTTTTTAATTCTTTATGCAAATTTATTAATTCATTATATCTTAATGCTCCGTCAGTAATGATAATAACATTGCCGCCAACTATATTTTTATTTATTTGATATATTAATTTATTTTCTTTTCGTTTTCTAAAATTTAAATTGGGAAATCCCCTAATAGGTTTTAAATATTTATTTATTGTTTTTTTAACAGAATCTATATTATATACCTGCATCGTTTCTTTAATTGAATTATTGTCAAAAAATATAACGATACATTGTTTTTTTCTAGCTACTACTGAATTTATCATTCCCTGAACTATTGCAGATATATGTTTTACTTTTGATTTGTTTAACTGCAATTCCCGTCTAAATTCACTGCTAACATCTACCAATATATAGGTGGGTGCCTCTTTTTCACTTAAAAATGTTTTAACAATTAATCTATCTTTTTTTGAGGAGGCATTCCAATCAATAAATCTATAATCCTCTCCAACCACATAATCCCTCAATTCTTCAAATTCTACATTTCTAACTCCCATCTTTATATCGTCCAACATTTCTTTTCCAAGCTTAATATTTTTATTTATTTTCATTTGCTTTTTCAAACTATCTATTGAAGGATATACCTCAAAAGCATATTCATAATTTAATTTAATATCTTTGAAATATATATTATTTATATCGGATATTCTAAACTCAAAATCTTTAAAATTGAAACTACCTGTTTTTTTAGGTGTTAGTTTTACCCCATATTCTATTTCTTCCTGTTTATTGACTGTTGTTTTTTCAAAATCCCAATCAAAATAAAAATTATTATTTTTAATTTCAATATTATATGGAATTTTTGAATTATTTTTTATTTTAAATTTTAAATTGATATATTCATTATCAACGAATTCATATTTTGGATTAATCATGGCAATTTCTATTTCTGGATTAAATGATATTCTAATTGTTAATATATACAACAATATACCTATTCCAATCATGACTGGAATTATATTTACATACAAATATCCCTGCACAAATAATAACAATGAAGTAATAACTAATATCTCTTCTTTATTTCCTTTACCCATTTTACCACTATTTTGGAACTTCTATATTTATTATATCTTCCATAATTTTTCCCCCTGTTAATCCTTCCATTTCATATTCTAATTTTACTTTTATCCTATGTATTAACACATATTTAAATAAATATTTAATATCATCAGGTATTACATAATTTCTACCTTCTACGAATGCCAAAGCTTTCGAAGCCATCATTAATTGTTCCGACGCCCTTGGCGATACCCCATATAATAACCTATTATCATTTCTTGATGCATTTGCTATATTGTGTATATATAACATTATTTCAGGGCTCACTTTAACCTTTTTAACACAAATATTGGCCAATCTTAAATCTCTTTCAGAAATTATACTTATTGTATTTTTAAATGTTCCTTCCTGTTTTCTGTTTAACATTTCTAATTCATCTTGTTTATCAATAGCCAAAATATCTATTTTAAACATAAATCTATCCATTTGAGCTTCTGGAAGGGCATAAACACCCTCATGTTCCAATGGGTTTTTTGTAGCAATTACCATAAATGGATTTGGGAGCTCCATGTATTTACCATCTATTGTGATGCTACCTTCTTGCATTGCCTCCAATAATGCCGACTGGGTTTTAGGAGGTGTCCTATTTATCTCATCGGCAAGTAAAATGTTTGTAAATATTGGCCCAGGCCTTAATTCAAAATCTGATTTTTTTTGATTATAAAAATAAAATCCCAATATATCCGAAGGCATGGTATCGGGCGTGAGCTGAATTCTTTTAAAATCTAATCCAAATAATCCTGCAAAGTTTTTTGCGATTATGGTTTTACCAATTCCCGGAAATCCTTCCAATAGCACATTACCATTTGATAATACTGCCACAGTTAATAATTTTATGACTTCATCATTTCCCACTACACTTTTAGTCATCTCTTTTTTAATGGCATTGTAAAATTCTTTTCCATTTATGTCCATTATATCGCCCTTTTAAGTTAATAATTCGTTATATTAATCTTTAATTTTTTGAATCATTTTTGCTAATTTATCGTATTCAATATTATTTTCTTCGGATATCTTTTTTAAATTAATTTTTTTCTTAAATAAAAAATTGAAAATATCCAAATCAATTCGTTTTATTAAATAGAATATTAGCACCATAATTATAAACAGTACAAATTTTGCATCATTTGAAATATTGTTCTGCACATACGATGTCCCAATATCATAAACAGCATTGGTTGAACGATGGGCCTCATCGATGTATATGGTTTTACCTTTGTAATCATTTAATAAATATGTCCAAAAGTCTTTATTGTGGTTTTTCATACCATTTATAAATATATCTGGGTCAGATATTACAATAATTTTTCCATTAGAATAATTAATTTCCTCCATTAGTATTTTGTTTGAAATAGAGCTTGTTCTTATAATCTCCCCATTTTTTGAATCAATATATGATGGTTTGTTTGTTATTATTTTTCCATCAAATCCTTTAATATTGGGGGTAATTAATAAATCGTCATCTTTTAAATAAAATAAATCTTTTGGTTGGTTATTTATTATTTTCACAGGTAATTGTAATTCTTTATATATATTGTTGGTATTTCCTGTATCGTCTGCAATTATAACGACATTGCCCCGGTTTAAAAATTCTTTTATTATAGATATACTTGAATCAGAATATTTGATATCAGAAGCTATTATAATCAATACCCCATCATTAAACTCATATTCTGAATAAGGGAGCATTAATGGAACAGGTTTTCCTGTTGCATATATTATTTTTCCAAATTCAGAGCATCCATTCCATTCTTTATTAAATATATTATATTCTTGGTTGGTTTGAATAAACGGAATAGACAGTGGAAGAGATAATAACGAAATCCCAACAATGGCATAGGATATATATTTAATATAATTATTCATTAAAGTTCCCCCAATATCTTTTTAATTTTTTCAAAATATTCTGTTTTCACAGATTTATCCAATCGTGCTCTTTCATAAGTGATTTTTTCATGTATTGCCGTAATAAAATTTAAGTCAGGATATAATTCAGGATAATTCTCTTTTATTTTAAAAAGGAGCTCCCTTGGAGTTAATTGTTTTGAAATATTATATTTTTTTACCAACTCCCCAAATAATATTTTATATGCCTCTTCAATTAATTCAAATGATAAATAATCATCAATTTGAGTTTCTTCTGCAATATTTAAAGGCTGTTTCCCCGCTTCTTCTTTTTCCGATAAATCAATTATTTTATTATCATTGTCGGAGGATTCTTTATTATTTATTAAATTATTTCTTTTGAAATATATCAATATAATTAATATAATTGCCATTAACATTAATAAATAAGAGAATATCCCAATTCCATCCTCTACGAATAACCTTATTTCATTGGATTTTGAAGGAGCATATATATTGTCCCCGCCATAAGTGGCATAAATTATATAATTTCCAGAATTATTAATTGAAATATTTACATCAAATTTATCTTTTGATTGTATTGTGGCATATTTTGTATTATTAACAAATATATTAATACATTTATAATCATTTGCCCCCTCGGGTCTTTGATTTTGTTCAAAAGACGAAGTCTTTGGTGTGTAAATTTGCCCAACTATTTCTATATTTTCCCCCTTTGAAATAGCATTATTTTTATTATTATTTTTTGTTTCAATTACAATATTCACAGGATATCTTAAAAATTCAACTTTTACGGATTTATTGGATTTTTGATATATTGAAGTTCCATTGTATTTTAACGGTAAATCAGTAATTCCTCCGATATTGGACTGTTTTATTATAGAAAATTTTCCATTATTTAATTTATAATATTTGCCATTCTCCGATATATACCCATCAACTGGATTATCATTTTTATCTACCACCACCCCATTTATTCTGACGGTTTTATTTACGAATGCAATATATTTTGGTTCTGTCAATATGTAGGTGGGAATTTTTGAAACTTCTACAACTACCACATTTGAAGTTAAATTATTTTGTGTATCAAATCTTTGAGATGGTTCAAAATACGAAGTCTTTTGTGTAGCATAAATTTCATAATATCCAGTTTCATTAAAGGAATAATTCATTGAAAATATATTGTCTGTATTATTGACCTCATAAATATTATTTCCTACTGTTAATTCTATTGAAGTATTGGGAGCTCCCCCTCCACCATATATAATTATATTATCAAATAATGCTGGTTTTTCATTTGAAACTTTAATATATAAACCTGTGGAATTAACTGGGAGCTCCATATATCTGCTATCTACAATATTTTTATATTGTTCATATCCCCCAATATATAATTTAATTATGTTCCTTATATTTGAGGTATTAAAATATAGTGTATTATTCTTCTGTTTTAAATTAGAAATATTGTTAATATTATCTAAATTATTGTATAATAATTCAATAGTATCATTTATTTCTACAACTGTTAATTTAGCATTTTTGATACTATTGGTCGTATTTTCATTTAAATCATTGATTAAATTGTAATTTAATTCACATAATTTATTTAAATTATTTGAAAAATTATAAAAAGGACCAATTACCAACATTGATGGAGACGATATATTTTTAGACTGATAATATATAATCTCCTGCTGGGTTAATTTTGTTTTATTGTATACTAAAATAGAATTATTTAAATATGAGGGGTCTTCCTGTACCATCTGTCCAATAATTGTAGAATAATCATTCAATATATCACTGAAATATTGATGAGTATATGAATCGTCTTGTTCTAACAATGAAGGATTTACAGAATTTCCATTTATAGGATTTAATATTATCATTAATATTAAAAAAGCATATATTGTTGTTCGTTTCGAAACTTGTTTTATTGTATTATGCTTTTTTACGCCCAATTTAAATATATTTTTTTTCATACTACCACAACCATAACAATTGAATTACTCTGCCTTATGAAAGGGAGCTCCTCGCCG
The window above is part of the Methanococcus aeolicus Nankai-3 genome. Proteins encoded here:
- a CDS encoding Ig-like domain-containing protein, giving the protein MKKNIFKLGVKKHNTIKQVSKRTTIYAFLILMIILNPINGNSVNPSLLEQDDSYTHQYFSDILNDYSTIIGQMVQEDPSYLNNSILVYNKTKLTQQEIIYYQSKNISSPSMLVIGPFYNFSNNLNKLCELNYNLINDLNENTTNSIKNAKLTVVEINDTIELLYNNLDNINNISNLKQKNNTLYFNTSNIRNIIKLYIGGYEQYKNIVDSRYMELPVNSTGLYIKVSNEKPALFDNIIIYGGGGAPNTSIELTVGNNIYEVNNTDNIFSMNYSFNETGYYEIYATQKTSYFEPSQRFDTQNNLTSNVVVVEVSKIPTYILTEPKYIAFVNKTVRINGVVVDKNDNPVDGYISENGKYYKLNNGKFSIIKQSNIGGITDLPLKYNGTSIYQKSNKSVKVEFLRYPVNIVIETKNNNKNNAISKGENIEIVGQIYTPKTSSFEQNQRPEGANDYKCINIFVNNTKYATIQSKDKFDVNISINNSGNYIIYATYGGDNIYAPSKSNEIRLFVEDGIGIFSYLLMLMAIILIILIYFKRNNLINNKESSDNDNKIIDLSEKEEAGKQPLNIAEETQIDDYLSFELIEEAYKILFGELVKKYNISKQLTPRELLFKIKENYPELYPDLNFITAIHEKITYERARLDKSVKTEYFEKIKKILGEL
- a CDS encoding AAA family ATPase, with product MNGKEFYNAIKKEMTKSVVGNDEVIKLLTVAVLSNGNVLLEGFPGIGKTIIAKNFAGLFGLDFKRIQLTPDTMPSDILGFYFYNQKKSDFELRPGPIFTNILLADEINRTPPKTQSALLEAMQEGSITIDGKYMELPNPFMVIATKNPLEHEGVYALPEAQMDRFMFKIDILAIDKQDELEMLNRKQEGTFKNTISIISERDLRLANICVKKVKVSPEIMLYIHNIANASRNDNRLLYGVSPRASEQLMMASKALAFVEGRNYVIPDDIKYLFKYVLIHRIKVKLEYEMEGLTGGKIMEDIINIEVPK
- a CDS encoding DUF4350 domain-containing protein, which translates into the protein MNNYIKYISYAIVGISLLSLPLSIPFIQTNQEYNIFNKEWNGCSEFGKIIYATGKPVPLMLPYSEYEFNDGVLIIIASDIKYSDSSISIIKEFLNRGNVVIIADDTGNTNNIYKELQLPVKIINNQPKDLFYLKDDDLLITPNIKGFDGKIITNKPSYIDSKNGEIIRTSSISNKILMEEINYSNGKIIVISDPDIFINGMKNHNKDFWTYLLNDYKGKTIYIDEAHRSTNAVYDIGTSYVQNNISNDAKFVLFIIMVLIFYLIKRIDLDIFNFLFKKKINLKKISEENNIEYDKLAKMIQKIKD
- a CDS encoding DUF58 domain-containing protein, whose product is MGKGNKEEILVITSLLLFVQGYLYVNIIPVMIGIGILLYILTIRISFNPEIEIAMINPKYEFVDNEYINLKFKIKNNSKIPYNIEIKNNNFYFDWDFEKTTVNKQEEIEYGVKLTPKKTGSFNFKDFEFRISDINNIYFKDIKLNYEYAFEVYPSIDSLKKQMKINKNIKLGKEMLDDIKMGVRNVEFEELRDYVVGEDYRFIDWNASSKKDRLIVKTFLSEKEAPTYILVDVSSEFRRELQLNKSKVKHISAIVQGMINSVVARKKQCIVIFFDNNSIKETMQVYNIDSVKKTINKYLKPIRGFPNLNFRKRKENKLIYQINKNIVGGNVIIITDGALRYNELINLHKELKNKNTDLYIISLNSILYLGDSQLNKDTIPKIYKKYIEREQIINQLNYLCPTIDIGPKDKIGGKL